GTAGTGGCAGCCTTTGGCTTTAAATGAGACGGCCGCGGAGATGCGGATTGGGACCTGTCCAAGAGGATCGAAGGGATCGTACGCGGCTTCTTGTCGCCTCCCGTGGGCATTCTTAGAATCGACTTCTGCTGATCACGGCTTGTCACCTGACTTGAGCAACGGGTGCCTCGGAAGAAGCGGCCAGACGGTCACACTAAAGCTCTTGGCGCGACAAGTTTGTCACCGCCAAAAGAAGAGACGAATACGTGAacagccaaatggcatgcggCCGCTGAAGCCGGTTGAAACCACTGGGTTATTTTAGAACGGcggaaaaaaccaaaaaaaaaaagggtccAGAAAACGCTTGACCGCAAATAACTTGAATCCAACAAACCAGGCAAAACAAACTGGTGAAAGTTGCGCGGGCTTTGGACGCCACCGAAGAAAATTCGGCCAGAAAATTTTAACGGccgactgctgctgcggaCGTATGGTGCCCTACGCGGATTGGACAACAAAATTGAGAACGGGAATGTAGGCAAGAAGATCCGAGATCTCGATGTCGTCGGACACAAAtataagaatataaatattaatatttcgttgCTCGGACGTTGAGCTTTCTTCTATTTTGTTGGGTTAGAAAGCAAAATTAGGCCCACGAAAGGTTGATCTTGTCCCGtaattcaaaaaaatttgattaataaatCAGAAAATATTAATCGCAAAAATCACATCTTCTCCAACTTAATAATTGCGAAGCCGAAACGATGGAATTGAAACCTTGGCTGTTATGCCGTCGGCAAAGCTGTGTATGCGTAAGGGACGCAAAAGATAGGGAGAACAAACAGCGACAACACCGCGGCCTCCGCAGCGGTTAAATCGAAACTTTGGACAAAAAATCAATCGCGATCCCGCCCTAATGGATTTGTAAtaatgtttgttgtttttgtctcgcttttaattagtatttatattaatttcgTAGCTGAGGTTAGAAATGCAGATAATACACgtatatggaatatatggGCATGTATGGATATGTAAGGGCACAGTAAAGCGTCGAGAAGTGGTCTGTATTTGGATGTATTGAATGTCTGTAAAAGGACAAAAAAATTATGTggcgaaaaaatggcaaacaccTAGATGAAAAAAAGAATATCGAAAACACGGCGGACTGTCCGGCGAACAAGGAAATTCCCTTGGGAACTGCTGGCAGAAGGGAAGAATATCCTTATCTGGCTTCGAAGGACCAATGTTTTGTAGGGGGCGATCGTCCTCCAAAAATAAGCGGCAGGCTGTTGGCAAATGGATAAATTCACACGGCGTAGAGCAAAGTCCCAAAAATACCGCCCAGGGGTCGAAGAAGATGAACGAAGAAGCGAGGGCGTCGTGGATACTAGTTCTACTTTATTCGGCTGCATACATGAGACTAAAAGTTCAAACTTAAACTAGAGCGGAAAAATAGAGAGGAATAAAGGGTATAACGAATCCTTCAGCGATTATGTCTCTGACATGCACAACTTCCACTTTAAATTGAAGCACAAGATCGCCGAGGATGAATTTGTAGAGCTTGTAACAAACACGACTGTTTATTTACGATAAACAGTCTTCTGAGAGTCTTCTCTGTCTAACTAACTTTCCGGCTAGGTTCAGGGCTGGGGTAGGTTGTTTTGACTCTCGAATAGCAGTCGTCACATTAACAATATGTAGACAGTGGCAATATAAAAAGCGGACGGGAAGTTTTAGATGCAAACGTAAAGAAAGAAAGCTCAGCTAGCAGCGGAAGATTAATATGGTGGTTTCTTTCAGTCTATACCCGCCCCCTGGAATTATGTTCAAATCAGTCATAtgttgcccttttttttttgttgcaaacTGTTCCTCCCCCAGGcgatacaaataaaaataaaaatgttcttcatggaaattcaaatttaaatccTTGCTTCAAAACTATCGCTACTATACCAAAATGATTCCAATATTTGACCCTTATTTCTTATCgctatttacatttttttacgTCAATATTCAAGCGTGTATCTTTGTTGGACGCGAGTTTCTTGAGGAAACacatacataataataattcagGCTATGCCGTACTTACGGAAGATCCCACGAAGCCCACCGACCTGATGACGTCCGATGTAGGGTTGATTTATGCATTAATTATGATTTTATGAATAAATGCTCTTTACAGACTGGAAGTCCAACAATATGTACACGTTATGTTTAAAGGCTACATCAAAACTTCGGCATAAGCTACTTTAAACTTAACACCGAATACTACAAAATTTGATGCTGTCAACCTTTAAAATAACAGGACTTACCTTGGAAGAATCCAGGACTtacaaggaacacactttgaaggaagaccatagTTTCATAAAACTttcaggatgggcggcaaggagtctaaaACCTCCGACAAAACAGCAAATGTAAtcaacaccgtggaggttgtcgaccacaagcaGAAAATAGAAGGGGTGCAGCAGATCCGGGTATTCATCGCTGCTTCactgatcttcctggctctatTAAAGCtagtgaaaatgtacaagagatccgtacagcggtaatgggaccatcaccataccctgGACAAGATTGCATCCGGTTTCCcacaaagtgcttaattataacatcagcaaaaacaagcaacagcgtaGACTTTCCTAACAAGTGCTTACTCCAAGTAATCTGAGAGCCGAATAGCAGCCAAGGAgtgccacaaaagaaaagaaaaccaactCATTTATTcatgcatatatatgcatacttcacttagtgtattttttatctttgttcgtgtatatcttattattgtacggttacaattaattggtgcacgaaggtatatgtatgtataactccatcactatatatatatatagcaacacccaggatccaacaTCCAACGCGTCAAGATCTCATCGCTgcggattaaagtggggtaagtttgacggaaccctgttcccgagttttctctatattcatatatatacatatattctcgtgctcattttatttttacaccattAGTAAGTCAAAGTATATTTCTGTAACAATGGTAACCGAAGGGTGTCAGGTTtatagaaaattattttattgttagcctctttcaggaaatgtatttcattaatagaacTAACTAACCAGAAGAAAACTAACCAAGGGTTCTTTGTGAAAGGGACAATAAAAACACCTCAACTCGGGCTGGGATGTTAGCCCAAACGTCGGTGGAAGGCGTGACTGCTACCACCGGCGGGCACGGAGGGGAGCAATCCCCTCTGCGTGTCGCCAGCGGTCACACCTCTGATTTGACGGGAGCAGGTCATGTCAGTTGCAATGCTACTGCCACAACAACGACTCAAGGGAGGCTAAGCCGCTCAGGTGCCATAGTCGATACAGGCTCGGACCTGGTAAGCGTGCAGCTCTCTAAAGAAGATGAGGAAATCCTCCTCCGCTCGCCGAAACCAGGCGCAATACAAAGCCGCCCTTCGCATCCTGAGCCGGCTCAAGGAAAAAGCCGCCGTATCCCCACAGGAGAAGGCTAACCTGGGCCGAGCAAAGGGTCGCAGAGGGCAGGCTGCACTTCGCCAACCTTCCCAACATGGCATCCACAAGCGGATTCGCCAGAAAGGGGGAGGAGTCGCTTTCCAACCAGAGGCAACGCCTAGAGCGCCAATAAGGACGCACAGGGGAGCAAGCGGCGACGCGGGCACAAGGAGGCAGGCCCTCCCCCACAGAAAGCGAAGAAGCCCGAAAAGAGGTGTTAAGCACTGGCTATATCCCTATCCAATGGAGGACCTCTAGGATTGTCTTCCTGCTAAAAGCACGGAAGTACAGCCATATGAGCCCCAAGGATTACAGGCCGATTAGTCTCACCTCTTTTTTACTCAAGACGCTAGAAAAGCTACTTGACATATACATCAGAAATTATACAGGACGACTACTGTATTCCAACCAGCATGCTTACACGAAAGGTAAGACAGTGAAGACGGTACTACACTCATTAGTAGCCACCATTGAGAAAGCCCTGCATAACCAAGAATATGCTCTCGGAGTGTTTCAACCCGCCACCGGGAGAGTAACCCGATCGCGAACACGAGAACACTGCGAAGTGCAAGTGCGGGAGACACCCCCGAGTATATGAGGCACTTAATCAAGAGAGGCTTCAATACTTCGAGAACCAGCCGGAAGAGGTAAGACACTTGTCCGAGCAGATTGAAAGCACGATGGATGAAGAAGCCGGAGGAATGGATTTACCGCTAGGACCACCTAAAGGACGCTTCAGCATGCTTCCACAGTACCAGGCAGGTTCCGAAGACCGttcagagagagagaggtaATGGATTTAGTGAAGCAAAGTAGAGATGCACAATAGGCAATGATCGCTCAAATAAACGCTTTGAAGAAGAAAGTGTCTGAGTTACAAGCCACCCAAACCTTTTCCGAGCAACCAAGAGTGGCCCCACCACCTGGACTACCCGGAAACCCCACAAATAGCTTTCTAAGACATTAAGATACCCCGACACCAGAACAAGTGTCGCAAGAATGTTTTAACAGCCAAATACGAGTACATCGGTTAAGGGAGCCCAGACGAACGGCCACTCCGCAGTAAATACAGGAGACCAGCCGAGCAGAGGCcagccaccaactgcacccCGAGTTAGATCGTAGTCTAACGTTTCAAGCGCCAGCACAAAAGGGTGTTCCGctagataaatggaacttaaaagTTGACGGAATAAGTCgcggtatgaccgttgaaagtattttaatccgtgtggaaagactacaagaattatatggCATAAGCCGACAGCAAGTGTTCagagaatttcatagtctgctgatcggcgcAGCTAGCAAGTGGTATTGGCAACTCATGGAGGATCGAGCCGAGgattacgattttgattactattcgcttaccagggaaatgaaacgcgCTTTTTCTACAACTAATGAAGAACAAAGAGTTGATGGATAGAAAACAAGGGTGGGTTACTGTTGACGTCCCCAATAAGGTCTCTGGCAGAGCTTTAAAACGAGGGGCTCAGAGTGGATCGGTGGTTAAGAAACCATGGGAAACCGATGCGAGGTAGACGTCTAAATGAGATCCAACGCACAGAGAGGCAAGAACGTATTCCCGATGGTGTCCTTGAGGTAGAATTCCAACGCAGACCGGAAGACAGCCGCGAGTTCAACAGAACAGCGCCTCTTTACACAATATAATTTGCTATACGTGTGAATACGGAGTGGATTTCTACCGCCAACACCCCGGAAACAAGAATCCGTGCACGTCTCGATTCCATGAGTCCACTTGTCGTTTTTGCCAGAAGTCCGGTAAGAACGATAAACCGGGAAATTCGTCATACCCATAAATTACCGTAAGCTCACGCAGAATTATCAAACACATAAGAACCTAGAACAACGAGTTGCTAGTACGAGCTGTATTTGAAAAATAGCAGAAGCATTCttgaagaaaaaataaaaacagatcACAACCGATAACATCTAACTTTACATAATAGCCCGGCTAGCGCAGTCAGCAGAGTGTGGTGGGTCGAAGAcagctacaaaaaaaagaaaaagaaacaaccaaaatacaagaaaaagGCGTACGGTCCTTCTTTTTGCGAAGTCATTCCATTCGTCACCGCATTGATTACTTCGAGCCTGTTGTGTACACCCTTTTTGGGGAGATCGTgagactttgaagattcaaaaccagaatttaaaagcaggggaaggggtcCTATCACCCCGTTGACTCAGTTGAATTGCgacaaaaaaatgcaaatcgacagtaaacgagtctccgatgatccggtcagcggccgcaatagattGCAGATAAACACtgtggaggttgtcgaccacaagcaGGAAATATAAGGAGTGCAACATACCCTAGAATTCATGGCTGCTATACAgatcttcctggctctattaaagatcgtaaaaatgtaaaagagatccgtacagcggaggagggaccatcaccataccctggacaggatttttttttttttttttttttttttttttttttttgaatcttccctttgtgttaagagactaacaataagtgttcaaatcttaatctaacttaattaactttcacttagtgatagttttttcattaatgccctaataagtttattgctgggctgggaggtcgttgcggtgcagccggctttgactgcatactcggattagttttcttgcgaggggatttgtatgggtggtcagcttttcgttatacttcgtttttttctcagctattacttcgattactaatttgatttttaggtcTCTGTGTATGTTTTCGTTCCGAAGGTACCACGGCGCTCCAGTGATAATTCTCAGAATTcttgactgtgctcgctgaataatgtctatgttacttctggatgcgttgccccacagctcggagccataagtccagataggttttaaGACGGAGTTGTATAGAAGAGCTTTGAACTCCAGACTAAGTGGAGAGCGAGCATTTATGAGCCAGTGGAGGTTccttgctttaagtttaagatgtgtcgatttggcttctatatgtttgcgccaagtgagccgcctgtccagatgaacacccagatatgttacctcgtcggcttgtggaatgcatatgttattcaagaccagtggtgggcatgtttgtttgtttaaggtaaaggtaacctgcttgcatttttgaacatttattgaaattctccaGTCGGCAAGCCATCGTTCTACAGATGTTAAGTGTCGGGATAGGAGTGCCGTGGCTTTTATTGGGCATTTGGAGCGACTGAGTATCGCGGTATCATCAGCGAACGTGGAGGTTGTTAGATTGTAGTCTATGGGGAAATCCGCCGTATACAGGGTGTATAAGATTGGACCCAGTACACTGCCTTGcggcactccagcttcgatTGCGCAATCGCGTGAAGTGCTTGTATCGCATCTTATTGCAAACACTCTGTTATATAGGTATGACTTCAGTAgcttatgtgtgttttggggcaacagcttgattattttaaacaaaagtccatcgagccacactctgtcaaatgcctgcgcgacgtctagaaaaatggctgtgcagtattctcgatgttcaaaagcagtacgaatttctgacgtgattcgattgacctgttcgatggttccatgtttttctctaaagccaaattgatgtgttGGAAGTGTGTTGTTTATTCTAAGATGAGGGCTAATCCGAAGGAgtagcattttttcaaacagctttgaaagacatgttagtaagcttatcggtctatatgatgatggctgcgttttatcttttcctggctttggaatcattactatgatcgactttttccatttttgagggaagtatccaagcttggcgattgcgttgaacaacaggcagatgtgaagaatagcacactttgggagttcaatgagcattcttggagttattaggtcgtagccaggcgattttcttgGGTTCAGTTGCTCTTTGATAACCTTTGCTAGTTCACATGGTCGGAATTCAAAGGGTTCTTGAGGATCTAGATTGGCTGCTATTAAAGGAGGGAGAATAAATGTGTTGGTAGAGGGATTTGGtcggaatacattttgtaaatggtcAGCGAAAGCACTGGCTCTTTCTTCATCACTTCGAAACCAGGTGCCAGAGGGACTTCGCAGTGGCATAATTGGCGCTATTGGAGTCTTTAGGTTTCTGTGAGCTCTCCAAAGAGGGTACTTAGTGCTGGTGGGAGAGAGTTGCTCGATATATGAacgttggctgtttttttcctcttgtttgaGAGAATTGGTAAGCCTGCGTGTGGCTATCTTAAGCATGTGCTTTGTAATTGGTGATCTATTAGACTGCCAATCCCTTCGTAGGCGTCGTTTATCTAATACCAGCCGCTCGATTTCGCGATTAGTTTTGATgtagtttggttttgcatacgtcactggcggggttgaagcctttgcagccgaaactaaaatgtttccaagagtttccgttgacttgtctatatcctcctttgtagataatgccgtcgttagttctatgtgtgaacagacatacttttgataccttggccagtttgttctaaaatttgtgagtctatacggtgGGTCGACGATGTGGGGGCGAGTtagcatatttagaaaaacaggtgagtgatctgatgataaATCTGATAGTGCTTCGGCGGTGACCATGTTGCGGGGGACATAtttagtaattgcaaaatcgatcaggtctgggatttttcttgggtctgctggccagtatgtaggcttACCCGGGGATACATAGTCTAGCTTGTTTTCTGGCTTCGTAAGCGCATTGTACAATTGCTTACCCTTTGGCGTCACAAGTCGAGATCCCCAATGGGTGTGCTTGGCGTTATAGTCACCCGCTGCGATGAACCTGTCACCTAGTGTGTTAAAGAATTCCATGAATTGATCCTCAGAGATTGGAAAGCgcggtgggcagtagactgcggctaGAGTCGTTGAACCATTGTTGAGTTGTAAGGCTATGGACGTAGATTGTAAGtagtttttgtcaaaattgtttaagtggTGGTGTTTTATGCGATTTCTGATGAGTattccagtgcctccatgagctttaccatctggatgatttgtaccatagaacaagtatcctggtatatgaaaattgtttttatttgtgaggtgcgtttctgatagtagcattacgtcgatgtttTTTTCGTAAATGAACTGTGTGAGCTCTTGTgtatgccgtgaaacgccatttgCGTTCCACAGAGATATCCGTAGGGAAGCCATTATGGGGATTTTGAAGATACAAGAAGTTGAATCaggatattttggtttttcatgagctcttgcaaagtattttgcatgaacgtcataaagtctttcatgctttgctgtaGGGATAGCATCATAGCTTcgatgccactttgttgtgtttgttggatgtttgtcgGTGTATGTTCGGAATGAGCAGTTCTTGTCGGTGGGGCGGGCACTTCTAGTCCGGATTTTAGGGCGCTAGCGAAAGAAATTGTTGGAGTAGTGCTTGGGACAGTTAGGGGTGGTTGAAAAATCGGTTGCGGAGAGTAgaaattgactttgttgtatgtatgtgctgtggcaatacgtttgtttaggcggctcttcaattctttgtacaccacacagcctctgtagtttgcagtatgtttttccccgcagttactgcatttcttcacagacttatcgtccttgtttttggggcagtttgcGGTAGTATGAGGTTCGCTACAGACAACACATACGGACTTAAGGGTGCAGTATGCCTTGGTGtggccgtattcttggcaATTAGTACATTGAACTGGATTGATACGTTTGTGCGGCTCCTCCACGGTGATCCTCCGATGTAGCAAGTActgtaaattgtatattgggtgcacttcgtttttctttactGCCTGGAGCTCTGGTTCGAGTTCTATTTTGAATAGTGGCTGCGgaactttgtctttgtttaaaatattaatagctgtctttgcagaaaagtttttggccttcAGAGCCTCAATTATCTCAGCTGGTGTCACTGTTGCTTCAATGCCCTTAAGTACTACCTGTAGccctttgcaacttttgaATTGGTATGTGTAGTAGTTTTTACCAGCATCATTTAGGTATTTAGTCACTATACGGTGGTCTGCTTCTGTTTGGAtctgtagttttatttcatgtatatttccttttttaagtgGGATAATGTGGAATTTGCTGTCACCAATCAAAGCAACgagtttatttacaagtgcaTTTGTACTTTGTTCTCGTATGAAAATTGGTGGAGGCCTGGTCTTTTTTGGTTCCCCTACCGTTTTTTCGTTGGGTTGTTCGGTCGCAGAATCAGCCAAGATCGGCATATCGGTTTGAATTATTTACTGCAGAGTTTTCATTGCcgttgttggttcgattgattttGGGTTGATTACCTGCCTTATTGTTTTGAGGGCTGAGCTTTCTCTTGatttggatgtagcgatccatgcCAGTCTGCACAGTCGAAATCgacttctgcttttgttttgattcttctttgcgtgcattattgttgttgcaaacGGTCAGTGCTgctgaattatttacagcTGGCACAGCGATAATTAGTTGGGCCGCTGacgaagttgttgttgtggtagcAGTGACAGTTGCCAGTGAGGTCACTGCACTCGTTATTGCAGTGTTACAGTTACCCGGGACGGTCGTTTGGCGCTGCGAGAGGAGCGGGGTAGGAGAGGCGGTCTCTTCGCTCCACGACTTGTGAGCCGAAGCAggcagagagggagagcaagaacgcgGTCTGTCGTTCTCTGAGGGCAAAAGTTTCGAGTTAGTTGAAGGTGAGGGTGCTCGATCACCGATTTGCGGTGAGACGAAAgaaaagtatgcattgttGCGTTGTAAagagagccggcgctcgtcttgtTCACATTGTCGCTGAGAACGTATGTCGTTTTGATTCATTGTTCTAAGTCCACATATAACAATTACCAGAACAATatggaataattatttattttagtaaataattactaTAGTCAATAATTGTTAGTTGTGCAAACTGCACTTTACACTTTGTGTTTAACTTTCACTATACTGTTGTAGTTTTTAGATCTTGCTATTCGTAGCTTGAAAGAAACACGTCTGCACTCGCCGACGTTCGAATCCGAATGTTGGACAGGATTGAATCCGGTTTCCCACAAAGTGCCCAACTCATTCGtattttgtatgtatgtatgtattttttttattttgtgtctgtgtatatcttattattgttcggttacaattaattgcACGAAAGTATATGAAGgtataactccatcactatatatatagcaacacccaggatccaacgcgtcgagataAGTTTAACGGAACCCTGTTCCGTTCAttcccgagttttctctatattcatatatatacatatattctcgtgctcatttttatttctacactattagtaaatataagtatattgTGTCagttttaaagaaaaatatattattgttAGCATCTTCCAGACAGTTTATTTCAgtaataaaagttaaatattttgttttcgatattgttttaaaaaaaaaattacttttcagcaaCGActatccgccttgtttttgttatgcaacAACAAGAGCCTCAGGGagacgtttgtagtcgtgaatagccaacaatttttgttgacgtgcgcacctttgTTTGGTGAcgaattcgatactcctcgctaaaaacaattatagcgaacttatcataatttttgtatgctagctttttaattctttttttttgtattacatggcaaTAGCCAACGATctcttacttacttacttacaacgatctattactcaataaaattatgctattgtaactacaacaaaatgagtaggtaaacatttccagaaggggtgctgacgcgagaagtggagtagtTCAAAA
The Drosophila yakuba strain Tai18E2 unplaced genomic scaffold, Prin_Dyak_Tai18E2_2.1 Segkk4_quiver_pilon_scaf, whole genome shotgun sequence genome window above contains:
- the LOC122319652 gene encoding rho GTPase-activating protein gacK-like, yielding MNQNDIRSQRQCEQDERRLSLQRNNAYFSFVSPQIGDRAPSPSTNSKLLPSENDRPRSCSPSLPASAHKSWSEETASPTPLLSQRQTTVPGNCNTAITSAVTSLATVTATTTTTSSAAQLIIAVPAVNNSAALTVCNNNNARKEESKQKQKSISTVQTGMDRYIQIKRKLSPQNNKAGNQPKINRTNNGNENSAVNNSNRYADLG